A stretch of Acidimicrobiales bacterium DNA encodes these proteins:
- a CDS encoding aminoglycoside phosphotransferase family protein: MAKRGLAEFIPQRPEHLTNEWLTDTLGDGEARVTGFTTGAPGSGVGFSGITTKVTLEWDRDDPALPRQIVAKFPTDSVHRGVTEGEGAYEREIWFYQGLGTDMPLRIPRCHYAEMDPGPALAKRRKSAQRVNRTPAPIARFIAKRANKLIRPTKRRYVVLMEYIPDARVTPLDQEVPRDDIEAILRALARMHARFWRDPRLATDPATSYDTASQNFTFLRAGYDLWVDETFARTPALQDSHRRIMDWTQEHLPAVLDRLNEPYTLLHGDARTDNMLFLEDGELVVIDFGTTSSGPPAWDVGYALSAALEPGPDARSVLADLADVYHAALVAEGVTEYSRETLGNDIDVVLGFLGHRQVLTAMVMEGGYDTEGAGAETNIGDVWMRKIIDLLPPDPPTLEATDGAR; the protein is encoded by the coding sequence GTGGCGAAGCGCGGACTCGCCGAGTTCATCCCCCAACGCCCCGAGCACCTCACGAACGAGTGGCTCACCGACACCCTCGGCGACGGGGAGGCTCGCGTCACCGGCTTCACGACCGGCGCGCCGGGCTCGGGCGTCGGCTTCTCCGGCATCACCACCAAGGTGACGCTCGAGTGGGACCGCGACGACCCGGCGCTGCCCCGCCAGATCGTCGCCAAGTTCCCCACCGACTCGGTCCACCGGGGGGTCACCGAGGGGGAAGGCGCCTACGAACGGGAGATCTGGTTCTACCAGGGGCTCGGGACGGACATGCCGCTGCGCATTCCCCGCTGCCACTACGCCGAGATGGACCCGGGGCCGGCTCTGGCGAAGCGCCGCAAGTCGGCCCAGCGGGTCAATCGCACGCCGGCCCCGATCGCCCGGTTCATCGCGAAACGGGCCAACAAGCTCATCCGGCCGACGAAGCGGCGCTACGTCGTGCTGATGGAATACATCCCCGACGCTCGGGTCACCCCGCTCGATCAGGAAGTCCCCCGCGACGACATCGAGGCGATCCTGCGGGCGCTGGCCCGCATGCACGCCAGGTTCTGGCGTGACCCGCGCCTCGCGACCGATCCCGCCACGAGCTACGACACGGCGTCGCAGAACTTCACCTTCCTGCGCGCCGGCTACGACCTGTGGGTCGACGAGACCTTCGCCCGCACACCGGCGTTGCAGGACTCGCATCGCCGGATCATGGACTGGACCCAGGAGCACCTCCCCGCCGTGCTCGACCGCCTCAACGAGCCGTACACACTGCTCCACGGCGACGCCCGCACGGACAACATGCTGTTTCTCGAGGACGGCGAACTCGTCGTGATCGACTTCGGCACGACGAGCAGCGGGCCGCCGGCGTGGGACGTGGGCTACGCGCTGTCCGCTGCGCTCGAACCCGGCCCCGATGCCCGCTCGGTTCTCGCGGACCTCGCCGACGTGTACCACGCCGCGCTCGTCGCCGAGGGGGTCACCGAGTACTCCCGGGAGACGCTCGGCAACGACATCGACGTCGTCCTCGGCTTCCTCGGCCACCGCCAGGTCCTGACCGCGATGGTGATGGAGGGTGGCTACGACACTGAGGGAGCCGGCGCGGAAACGAACATCGGTGACGTGTGGATGCGCAAGATCATCGACCTCCTCCCGCCCGACCCGCCGACCCTGGAGGCCACCGATGGCGCTCGTTGA
- a CDS encoding thioesterase family protein, with amino-acid sequence MALVELDAVLGCLAVEQTGPATWTAPNIEMDYRRIFGGQLLAQAIALGAATSDGKTVRSVTCLFPREGSLDEALEFEVEETQTGRAFATRRISAAQNGKTFFVAQLSMHDSSEASPHDHHDAMPDVGSPDDAAPDESTMIPWDNRVVGGVDLADRGTADADFAFWSRISDRDLPDDLTTHQALAAYATDLNVIATLLRPIDGVSVADAHVTLHTAVTSHSLSFHRPFRMDDWCLIGQHGVSLSGARGYGTGTVHTIDGTLAASFTQESMIRPLPPAPPNAS; translated from the coding sequence ATGGCGCTCGTTGAACTCGACGCCGTCCTCGGCTGCCTCGCCGTCGAACAGACCGGCCCCGCCACCTGGACCGCGCCCAACATCGAGATGGACTATCGCCGCATCTTCGGCGGCCAGCTCCTCGCCCAGGCGATCGCGCTCGGCGCGGCGACAAGCGACGGGAAGACGGTGCGCTCGGTCACCTGCCTGTTCCCCCGCGAGGGTTCGCTCGACGAGGCGCTCGAGTTCGAGGTCGAGGAGACGCAGACCGGCCGGGCGTTCGCGACCCGTCGGATCAGCGCCGCGCAGAACGGCAAGACGTTCTTCGTCGCCCAGCTGTCGATGCACGACAGCTCCGAGGCGAGTCCGCACGACCATCACGACGCGATGCCCGACGTCGGCTCGCCCGACGACGCCGCCCCGGACGAGTCGACGATGATCCCCTGGGACAACCGGGTGGTCGGCGGCGTCGACCTCGCCGACCGGGGCACAGCTGACGCGGACTTCGCCTTCTGGTCACGCATCTCGGACCGCGACCTGCCCGACGACCTCACGACCCATCAGGCGCTCGCCGCCTACGCCACGGACCTCAACGTGATCGCCACGTTGCTCCGACCGATCGACGGGGTGAGCGTCGCCGATGCCCACGTGACGCTGCACACCGCAGTCACGAGCCACTCGCTGTCGTTTCACCGTCCGTTCCGCATGGACGATTGGTGCCTGATCGGTCAGCACGGCGTCAGCCTCTCCGGCGCCCGCGGCTACGGCACCGGCACCGTCCACACGATCGACGGCACCCTCGCCGCCAGCTTCACCCAGGAATCCATGATCCGCCCCCTCCCCCCCGCTCCACCCAACGCTTCTTAA
- a CDS encoding cytochrome P450, with translation MTVEFDPFSREYFDDPTEMYAGLREHAPCFHSETYDFYAFSRFDDCVAVHRDTENFTSTHGLTYEQLSDPDFDMSMANSMIMMDPPEHTRYRKLVSRSFTPRAMARYGDLIRAGITKYLDPLMDRREFDLVGDFSGPFPVEIICAILGVPEADWQMIRHQTDAMLHREEGQALGSPAQAEAAINQAVYFIEFVQDKRRHPGDDLTSTLVEAQVETDDGELANLTDNDIAGFASLLAAAGSETVTKAVANGAVLFHRWPDEWAKLQADPTKTTAAVEEVLRYWAPSQYQGRLSVNETEWHGVTVEAGKPVFIVTGAANHDEREFGPTATRFDIDREQRLALSLGHGIHTCLGAALARMECAVAFDEIRRRWPSYEIDESRCERVQMSNVAGYASVPFSAS, from the coding sequence ATGACCGTCGAGTTCGATCCGTTCAGCCGTGAGTATTTCGACGACCCGACGGAGATGTACGCCGGGCTCCGGGAGCACGCGCCGTGCTTTCACAGCGAGACTTACGACTTCTACGCGTTCAGCCGGTTCGACGACTGCGTCGCCGTGCACCGCGACACGGAGAACTTCACGTCGACGCACGGGCTGACGTACGAGCAGCTCAGCGACCCGGATTTCGACATGAGCATGGCCAACTCCATGATCATGATGGATCCGCCCGAGCACACGCGGTACCGCAAGCTCGTCTCCCGTTCGTTCACCCCGCGGGCCATGGCTCGCTACGGCGATCTCATCCGCGCCGGCATCACCAAGTATCTGGACCCACTGATGGATCGCCGGGAATTCGACCTCGTCGGCGACTTCTCCGGTCCGTTCCCGGTGGAGATCATCTGCGCGATCCTCGGCGTTCCCGAGGCCGACTGGCAGATGATCCGCCATCAGACCGACGCGATGTTGCACCGCGAGGAAGGGCAGGCGCTCGGCAGCCCCGCGCAGGCCGAGGCGGCGATCAACCAGGCCGTCTACTTCATCGAGTTCGTCCAGGACAAGCGACGCCATCCCGGCGACGACCTGACGTCGACCCTCGTCGAGGCGCAGGTCGAGACCGACGACGGCGAGCTGGCGAACCTCACCGACAACGACATCGCCGGGTTCGCCTCGTTGCTCGCCGCGGCCGGCAGCGAGACGGTGACCAAAGCCGTGGCCAATGGCGCGGTGCTGTTCCATCGCTGGCCTGACGAATGGGCGAAGCTCCAGGCAGATCCGACCAAAACGACGGCAGCCGTCGAGGAGGTGCTGCGTTACTGGGCGCCGTCGCAGTACCAGGGCCGGCTCTCGGTCAACGAGACCGAGTGGCACGGCGTGACCGTCGAGGCCGGCAAGCCCGTCTTCATCGTGACCGGAGCGGCGAATCACGACGAGCGCGAGTTCGGGCCGACCGCCACGAGGTTCGACATCGACCGTGAGCAACGCCTCGCCCTGTCGCTCGGCCATGGCATCCACACCTGCCTCGGCGCCGCCCTCGCCCGCATGGAGTGCGCCGTGGCGTTCGACGAGATCCGTCGCCGCTGGCCCTCCTACGAAATCGACGAATCCCGCTGCGAGCGCGTTCAGATGTCCAACGTCGCGGGCTACGCCAGCGTCCCCTTCTCGGCTTCTTAG
- a CDS encoding enoyl-CoA hydratase, with the protein MPNPVDMNDLGHTTYEVDGPIGIVTIDRADKANAVNQQTLDEMDACFRAAEEDIDVKVIVLRAEGKHFSSGHDMSGSDDAIGDNADPEKARQSSQLDWEERGLQAIFEWERIHYLGYSRRWRDIPKPTIAAVQGACIAGGLMLCWPMDLIIAADNAHFSDPVLRMGIGGVEYHGHTWEVGPRKAKEMLFTARRFPAEEAEKLGMVNRVVPLDDLLDETMTLAREIAEMHPFALTQAKRIVNQTQDIQGFYNALQSGFDMHTVGHGNAMTINGYPVLVNLSQMKEQNS; encoded by the coding sequence ATGCCCAACCCCGTCGACATGAACGACCTCGGCCACACGACCTACGAGGTCGACGGTCCCATCGGGATCGTCACCATCGATCGCGCCGACAAGGCGAACGCCGTCAACCAGCAGACCCTCGACGAGATGGACGCGTGCTTCCGCGCCGCCGAGGAAGACATTGACGTGAAGGTCATCGTCCTGCGGGCGGAGGGGAAGCACTTCTCGTCGGGCCACGACATGTCCGGCTCGGACGACGCGATCGGCGACAACGCCGACCCCGAGAAGGCTCGCCAGTCGTCACAGCTCGACTGGGAGGAGCGCGGTCTCCAGGCGATCTTCGAGTGGGAGCGCATCCACTATCTCGGCTACAGCCGCCGCTGGCGGGACATCCCGAAGCCGACCATCGCCGCCGTTCAGGGCGCGTGCATCGCCGGTGGGCTGATGCTGTGCTGGCCGATGGACCTGATCATCGCGGCGGACAACGCCCACTTCTCCGACCCGGTGCTGCGGATGGGGATCGGCGGGGTCGAGTACCACGGTCACACCTGGGAGGTCGGCCCGCGCAAGGCCAAGGAGATGCTGTTCACGGCGCGGCGCTTCCCCGCCGAGGAGGCGGAGAAGCTCGGCATGGTCAACCGGGTCGTCCCGCTCGACGACCTCCTCGACGAGACGATGACCCTCGCCCGCGAGATCGCGGAGATGCATCCGTTCGCCCTCACCCAGGCGAAGCGCATCGTCAACCAGACCCAGGACATCCAGGGCTTCTACAACGCCCTCCAGTCCGGTTTCGACATGCACACGGTCGGCCACGGCAACGCCATGACCATCAACGGCTACCCCGTCCTCGTGAACCTCTCCCAGATGAAAGAACAAAACAGCTGA
- a CDS encoding class II aldolase/adducin family protein — protein sequence MSTNPDVRQAVVDTALEMFTTGLVVGTAGNVSGRLADGSVAMTPSSVPYPEITVPGLAIVDLDGEIVEGSARPSSEKAMHLNCYRSFPEVGGVVHCHPAHASMFAIARRAIPACIEEVIVYIGGDIPVAEYRTTGSDELADEVVRHLGARGAVLMANHGLLCVGKSPEDALHTAAVVEHTAKIVAGAEALGGVVPLPDEIIENFTNIYGMIRGAWQPPHLAAAS from the coding sequence GTGAGCACGAACCCCGACGTCCGCCAGGCGGTGGTCGACACCGCCCTGGAGATGTTCACGACCGGCCTCGTCGTCGGCACGGCCGGCAACGTGTCGGGCCGACTCGCCGACGGGTCCGTGGCCATGACCCCGTCGTCTGTGCCGTACCCGGAGATCACCGTGCCCGGTCTCGCAATCGTGGACCTCGACGGCGAGATCGTCGAGGGATCCGCCCGGCCGTCGAGCGAGAAGGCGATGCATCTGAACTGCTACCGCTCCTTCCCCGAGGTGGGCGGGGTCGTGCACTGCCATCCGGCCCACGCGTCGATGTTCGCGATCGCCCGCCGGGCGATCCCGGCGTGCATCGAGGAGGTCATCGTCTACATCGGCGGCGACATCCCGGTTGCCGAGTACCGCACGACCGGCAGTGACGAACTGGCCGACGAGGTCGTGCGTCATCTCGGCGCGCGGGGCGCGGTGCTGATGGCGAACCACGGCCTGCTCTGCGTCGGGAAGTCCCCCGAGGACGCCCTGCACACGGCGGCCGTCGTCGAACACACGGCGAAGATCGTCGCCGGCGCCGAGGCGTTGGGCGGCGTCGTCCCGTTGCCCGACGAGATCATCGAGAACTTCACCAACATCTACGGCATGATCCGTGGCGCCTGGCAGCCACCGCATCTCGCCGCAGCGTCCTGA
- a CDS encoding NAD(P)-dependent oxidoreductase, which yields MARPVALVTAPLRGPALEELRTIADVVFDPWIEYRPIKLHGPDDLAARIEELGASIVICEADFCMGPVLDLPLTVIGSTRGDPTNVDVDAATAAGIPVVHTPGRNADAVAEMTVALLMALTRHIIAGHRDMSEGTVHGESLPYQRYRAWQVAGQTAGLVGLGAVGRATKWRLEGLGMQVIAADPFADDATHELDDLLAEADVVSMHAAVTPDTFGMMNAPKFALMKRGAVYVNSARAGLHDVEALVDALESGRLAGAALDHVDGETLPEGHPLLGRPNVVLTPHIGGATYDVEIRQTEMIVADVKAILNGETPTHCKNPEVLA from the coding sequence ATGGCGCGACCGGTAGCCCTCGTGACGGCTCCCCTTCGGGGGCCGGCGCTGGAGGAACTGCGCACGATCGCGGACGTCGTGTTCGACCCGTGGATCGAGTACCGGCCGATCAAGCTGCACGGCCCGGACGACCTCGCGGCGCGGATCGAGGAGCTCGGCGCGTCGATCGTGATCTGCGAGGCGGACTTCTGCATGGGGCCGGTGCTCGACCTGCCGCTGACCGTCATCGGCTCGACCCGCGGCGATCCGACGAACGTCGACGTCGACGCAGCGACGGCCGCCGGCATTCCCGTCGTCCACACGCCGGGTCGCAACGCCGACGCCGTCGCGGAGATGACCGTCGCGCTGCTGATGGCCCTGACCCGCCACATCATTGCGGGGCATCGCGACATGAGCGAGGGCACCGTGCACGGCGAGTCGCTGCCGTATCAGCGCTATCGGGCGTGGCAGGTGGCCGGGCAGACGGCCGGCCTCGTCGGGCTCGGAGCGGTCGGCCGGGCCACGAAGTGGCGTCTCGAAGGACTCGGCATGCAGGTGATCGCAGCCGATCCGTTCGCCGATGACGCGACCCACGAGCTGGACGACCTGTTGGCCGAGGCGGATGTCGTGTCCATGCACGCGGCCGTCACGCCGGACACGTTCGGCATGATGAACGCGCCGAAGTTCGCGCTCATGAAGCGCGGCGCGGTCTACGTCAACTCGGCCCGGGCCGGCCTCCACGACGTGGAGGCGCTGGTCGACGCGCTCGAATCCGGCCGCCTCGCCGGCGCCGCGCTGGACCATGTGGACGGCGAGACGCTCCCCGAGGGGCACCCGCTGCTCGGGCGTCCGAACGTCGTCCTCACACCCCACATCGGCGGGGCGACGTACGACGTCGAGATCCGCCAGACCGAGATGATCGTCGCGGACGTGAAGGCGATCCTGAACGGCGAGACGCCGACCCACTGCAAGAACCCGGAGGTCCTCGCGTGA
- a CDS encoding FGGY-family carbohydrate kinase, with product MGHDADTAISVGIDIGTTSVKAVAATPDGTIVARTRIPHELRAPDADTFEHDATAAWVDGVLAAWEAVAADRRVDAAMVSAMVPSLCGVDDHGRPVTPGLLYGDARGRTDHAGTAGMGESVGFAAALADQPGVAALWPAQAVANHALCGAGTIDTSTAMTMTPLFTGTGWDTDHLDRIGLTDDQLPDFVVGGTTIGTRDGAAIGCGTIDALAEQDVGAATAPGDVMVICGTTLIPWALTTEWIEIDGLWTIPYSVPGVIAIGGASNAGGLFIDSVRRLTGDPDPNTVLAVDPEKRPVWLPYIRGERTPFHDPTRRAHLRDVDNSHGPAAVMAAAYDAAAMVVRHHLDLAGAELAAAGTPPARIVAAGGGTRSAPWMQSLADVIGLPVDVSAQPEGAALGAARGARIAAGLDVEGDWRAISHRVEPRPDHVAGAERRYVRFREEVDR from the coding sequence GTGGGCCACGACGCCGACACCGCCATCTCCGTCGGCATCGACATCGGCACGACCTCGGTGAAGGCCGTGGCCGCCACGCCCGACGGGACGATCGTCGCCCGCACCCGGATCCCCCACGAACTGCGGGCGCCGGATGCCGACACGTTCGAACACGACGCCACGGCGGCATGGGTGGACGGCGTGCTCGCCGCGTGGGAGGCCGTCGCGGCCGACCGCCGCGTGGACGCCGCCATGGTGTCCGCCATGGTGCCGTCGCTGTGCGGGGTGGACGACCACGGCCGCCCGGTCACCCCCGGTCTGCTCTACGGCGATGCCCGGGGCCGAACCGACCACGCCGGCACGGCCGGCATGGGTGAGAGCGTCGGGTTCGCCGCCGCGCTCGCCGACCAGCCCGGGGTCGCTGCCCTCTGGCCCGCCCAGGCGGTGGCGAACCACGCCCTGTGCGGGGCCGGCACCATCGACACGTCCACCGCGATGACCATGACCCCGCTCTTCACAGGCACCGGATGGGACACCGATCACCTCGACCGGATCGGCCTGACCGACGACCAGCTCCCCGACTTCGTCGTCGGTGGCACCACGATCGGCACGAGAGACGGCGCCGCGATCGGCTGCGGCACGATCGACGCGCTCGCCGAGCAGGACGTCGGCGCGGCCACCGCACCCGGCGACGTGATGGTCATCTGTGGGACGACACTCATCCCCTGGGCGCTCACGACCGAGTGGATCGAGATCGACGGACTCTGGACGATCCCCTACTCGGTACCCGGCGTGATCGCGATCGGCGGGGCGAGCAATGCCGGCGGGTTGTTCATCGACAGCGTCCGCCGCCTCACCGGCGACCCCGACCCGAACACCGTGCTCGCCGTCGACCCCGAGAAGCGGCCGGTGTGGCTGCCCTACATCCGCGGCGAACGGACCCCGTTCCACGATCCGACCCGACGGGCCCACCTGCGCGACGTCGACAACAGCCACGGACCTGCCGCGGTCATGGCTGCGGCCTACGACGCGGCCGCGATGGTCGTGCGCCATCACCTCGATCTCGCCGGTGCCGAGTTGGCAGCGGCGGGCACGCCGCCGGCCCGGATCGTCGCTGCGGGCGGCGGCACCCGATCGGCCCCGTGGATGCAGTCGCTCGCCGATGTCATCGGTCTGCCCGTGGACGTCAGTGCCCAGCCCGAGGGCGCCGCCCTCGGCGCAGCCCGCGGCGCCCGCATCGCCGCCGGGCTCGACGTCGAGGGAGACTGGCGCGCGATCAGTCACCGGGTGGAGCCCCGTCCCGATCATGTCGCCGGTGCCGAACGCCGCTACGTCCGATTCCGCGAAGAGGTCGACCGATGA
- a CDS encoding LLM class F420-dependent oxidoreductase, with translation MTYPLVTHPYNPEFLTKDAVVRFARAAEDAGFSGIGFTDHPAPTHRWLEAGGHDALDPFAALAFVAAVTERIRLIPNVVVLPYRNPFLVAKSVATIAALSGDRFTLAVGTGYLKGEYKALGVDFDERNAIFDDALEVLRGVWTTDDFAYEGTGFLAHGQTANPKPGHVPIWIGGNSRLSRRRVARKADGWVPFPAPRSLATTAKTPPLETVDDLAAMLDELWQHVDEAGRDRSDIDVSFGTPAGGSPADHDFDAVAHLDALDELARLGVTWSGVNAPGDSLDHAIETLERFGADVIAAQP, from the coding sequence GTGACGTACCCACTCGTCACCCATCCGTACAACCCCGAGTTCCTCACGAAGGACGCGGTCGTCCGCTTCGCGCGGGCCGCGGAGGACGCCGGCTTCTCCGGCATCGGGTTCACCGACCACCCGGCCCCCACCCACCGCTGGCTGGAGGCCGGCGGTCACGACGCGCTCGACCCCTTCGCCGCGCTCGCCTTCGTGGCCGCGGTCACGGAGCGGATCCGGCTGATCCCGAACGTCGTCGTCCTCCCCTACCGGAACCCGTTCCTCGTCGCGAAGAGCGTCGCGACCATCGCCGCGCTCTCGGGCGACCGCTTCACGCTGGCCGTCGGCACCGGCTACCTCAAGGGCGAGTACAAGGCGTTGGGGGTGGACTTCGACGAGCGCAACGCGATCTTCGACGACGCGCTCGAGGTGCTGCGCGGCGTGTGGACGACCGACGACTTCGCCTACGAGGGCACCGGTTTCCTCGCCCACGGCCAGACCGCCAACCCGAAACCCGGCCATGTCCCGATCTGGATCGGCGGCAACAGCCGGCTCTCCCGGCGACGCGTCGCCCGGAAGGCGGACGGCTGGGTGCCGTTCCCCGCGCCCCGGAGCCTCGCCACGACTGCGAAGACGCCGCCGCTCGAGACAGTGGACGATCTCGCCGCGATGCTCGATGAACTCTGGCAACACGTCGACGAGGCCGGCCGTGACCGCTCCGACATCGATGTCAGCTTCGGCACACCGGCCGGCGGGTCGCCCGCCGACCACGACTTCGACGCCGTCGCCCATCTCGACGCGCTCGACGAACTCGCCCGCCTCGGCGTCACCTGGAGCGGCGTGAACGCGCCGGGGGACTCGCTCGACCACGCGATCGAAACGCTCGAGCGCTTTGGCGCGGACGTCATCGCCGCGCAGCCCTGA
- a CDS encoding acyl-CoA dehydrogenase — translation MSGIGSSLGVGADHEALGETVRRWIDDVVGEAGRRAGLDDAPAFAHWDEIVAMGWPTLHAPEEFGGEGFDLADLAVVLEETGRGGVPGPLLPTALAVAVLAEADDRALAGEWIGRIAAGATAAVAFAGTGADAFATVLGAADADLLIGPSGAGWALWTADEFACDEPTGVDLVRGVSVVRPAGPGVAVPIAAHRVADLATLLLCSEAVGLAAWCVETAATYAADRVQFGRPIGQFQGVKHRCADMLAALELARAVTWDAARGGPPDEQRLAIASVGAVVPDAVVGVAKDCIQVLGGIGFTWEHDAHLALRRALATRSLLPSASVRKAEVVTLVRSGVVRSLPLELPPEADEIRAGVAAWLDALASEPKETWNRRIADDGYLVPHWPEPWGRGASAVEQVVIDQEFARLRIRRPHLQVAAWALPTLIAHGSAEQQERWVGPSLRQEIMWCQLFSEPEAGSDLASLRMRAVRDGDGWRLTGQKVWTSMAHTADWGICLARTSPDKPNHDGITCFFVDMASDGIDVRPLREINGDAWFNEVFFDDVFVPDDCIIGAVDDGWRAGRTTLANERVSMGSGASIGAGVSALVDLLDDGSSAHDVELVGGLLARDAALGALRARMTIRSLAGADAGPEASIVKLLGVIHDQDVQETGVELLGASAAAASGIAAGWVSSFLWNRSLTIAGGTSEVQRNVIGERLLGLPRDP, via the coding sequence ATGAGTGGCATCGGATCGAGCCTCGGGGTGGGCGCCGACCACGAGGCGCTCGGCGAAACCGTTCGCCGGTGGATCGACGACGTCGTCGGCGAGGCCGGGCGACGCGCCGGTCTGGACGACGCTCCGGCGTTCGCCCACTGGGACGAGATCGTCGCGATGGGATGGCCGACGCTCCATGCTCCGGAGGAATTCGGCGGCGAGGGTTTCGATCTCGCGGACCTGGCGGTCGTGCTGGAGGAGACGGGGCGGGGCGGCGTTCCCGGTCCGTTGCTGCCGACCGCGTTGGCCGTCGCCGTGCTGGCCGAGGCCGACGACCGCGCCCTCGCCGGGGAATGGATCGGTCGGATCGCGGCAGGGGCGACGGCGGCGGTCGCCTTCGCGGGGACCGGCGCGGACGCGTTCGCCACGGTGCTCGGCGCGGCGGACGCCGACCTGTTGATCGGACCCTCGGGCGCCGGCTGGGCGCTGTGGACGGCCGACGAGTTCGCGTGCGACGAGCCGACCGGGGTGGATCTCGTGCGGGGCGTGTCCGTGGTGCGCCCCGCCGGACCCGGTGTCGCGGTGCCGATCGCCGCGCACCGCGTGGCCGACCTCGCCACGTTGCTGCTGTGCAGCGAGGCGGTCGGACTCGCGGCCTGGTGCGTGGAGACGGCCGCCACCTACGCCGCCGACCGCGTGCAGTTCGGCCGCCCGATCGGCCAGTTCCAGGGAGTGAAGCATCGCTGTGCGGACATGCTCGCCGCGCTCGAACTCGCGCGGGCGGTCACCTGGGACGCCGCTCGGGGCGGCCCGCCCGACGAACAGCGGCTCGCGATCGCGAGCGTCGGCGCAGTCGTGCCCGACGCCGTCGTCGGCGTGGCGAAGGACTGCATCCAGGTGCTCGGCGGTATCGGGTTCACGTGGGAGCACGACGCCCACCTCGCCCTGCGGCGAGCCCTCGCCACCCGGTCGCTGCTGCCCTCGGCCTCCGTTCGCAAGGCGGAGGTCGTGACGCTCGTGCGGTCCGGCGTCGTGCGGTCCCTGCCGCTCGAACTCCCGCCGGAGGCCGACGAGATCCGGGCCGGCGTGGCTGCGTGGCTCGACGCACTCGCGTCCGAACCGAAGGAGACCTGGAACCGGCGCATCGCCGACGACGGCTATCTCGTGCCCCACTGGCCCGAGCCCTGGGGGCGGGGCGCGTCGGCCGTCGAGCAGGTCGTGATCGACCAGGAATTCGCGCGCCTGCGAATTCGGCGCCCGCACCTCCAGGTCGCGGCGTGGGCATTGCCGACGCTGATCGCCCACGGTTCCGCCGAGCAGCAGGAACGCTGGGTTGGCCCGTCGCTGCGCCAGGAGATCATGTGGTGCCAGCTGTTCTCCGAGCCCGAAGCGGGATCGGATCTCGCGTCGCTGCGGATGCGGGCGGTCCGTGACGGCGACGGCTGGCGCCTGACGGGCCAGAAGGTCTGGACGTCGATGGCGCACACCGCCGACTGGGGGATCTGCCTCGCCCGGACGTCGCCTGACAAGCCGAACCACGACGGCATCACGTGCTTCTTCGTCGACATGGCCAGCGACGGCATCGACGTGCGGCCGCTGCGCGAGATCAACGGCGATGCCTGGTTCAACGAGGTCTTCTTCGACGACGTCTTCGTGCCGGACGACTGCATCATCGGCGCCGTGGACGACGGCTGGCGGGCGGGGCGAACGACGCTGGCGAACGAGCGCGTGTCGATGGGCTCGGGCGCGTCGATCGGGGCCGGCGTGTCGGCGCTGGTGGATCTGCTCGACGACGGGAGTTCGGCGCACGATGTCGAGCTGGTGGGTGGGTTGCTGGCGCGAGACGCCGCACTCGGCGCGCTGCGGGCGCGCATGACGATCCGCTCACTCGCCGGTGCGGACGCCGGCCCGGAGGCCAGCATCGTGAAGTTGCTCGGCGTCATCCACGACCAGGACGTGCAGGAGACCGGCGTCGAACTCCTCGGCGCGAGCGCGGCGGCAGCATCGGGCATCGCCGCGGGCTGGGTGAGCAGCTTCCTGTGGAATCGAAGCCTCACCATCGCCGGCGGAACGAGTGAGGTGCAGCGCAACGTCATCGGTGAACGCCTGCTCGGTCTGCCCCGCGACCCCTGA